AGGGCCGGCGAGGGCCGGTGGGGTTTTCTGCCAGTACGTGTAGCGTCGGATATGGACGCCGCGCGGCTCCCTGGAACCAGCGGACCCGAGCAAATAGTCGCGCACGTCGACATGGACTGTTTCTACGCCGCCTGCGAACAGCGGCGGGAGCCGGCACTCAGAGGCGAGCCGCTCGTCGTGGGGATGGGCTACGAGAACGGCGCGACCCACGGGGCCGTCGCGACAGCGAGCTACGAGGCCCGGGCGTACGGTGTCGAGTCGGCGATGGCGATCTCTGAGGCGCTGGAACGGCTCCCACGGAAGGTCGACGCTGTCGACGACCCGGCCCTCGATGTCGAGGATGCTGGGTTCTACCGCCCGGTCGAGATGGACTTCTACGAGTCCGTCGCCGCGGATGTCCGGGACATCCTCCATGCAGAAGCGGCCGTCGTCCGCGAGGTGAGCATCGACGAGGCGTATCTGGATGTGACCGAACAGGTCTCCTGGGAGACCGTCGAGTCGTGGGCACAAGACCTGAAAGACACCATCGAATCGGAGGTGGGCGTGGCGGCGAGCGTCGGCGTCGCGCCGACGATGAGCGCCGCGAAGGTGGCCAGCGACCGCGACAAGCCGGACGGCCTAATCGTCGTCGAACCCGGGGCTGTCCGAGAGTTCTTCGATGACCTCCCCGTCGAGGACGTCCACGGCGTCGGCCCGGTCACCGCCAGGGAACTCGCCTCGCTCGATATCGAAACCGCGGGCGATCTGGCGGCCGCTGACCCGGAACTGCTTGCCGAGCGCTTCGGCGAGCGCGGCCGCGAGATACGCCGCTACGCCCGCGGCGAGGACGAGCGGTCGGTGACACCGAAAGGCGACCCCAAGAGCCTCTCGCGGGAGTCCGCGTTCACCGAAGCGACGGCCGAGATGGAGGCCAAGTGTCGGCAGGTTCGCACCCTCGCCGACGCTGTCGCCGACCGTGCACAGCGAAAGGGCGCGCGCTACCAGACCATCGGCATCAAGGTCGTGACGCCGCCGTTCGACGTGAACACGCGTGCCCGGTCGCTCCCCGGCCCGGTCGAGGAGCCCGACCTTGTCAGGCGCGTCGCGCTCGACCTGCTCGGCGAGTTCGACGACGACCCGGTTCGGAAGGTCGGTGTCCGCGTCTCGAACCTTGATTTCTCGGCCGGCGAGCAGGCCAATCTGGACGGGTTCGGCGGTGGCTCCGGAACCGAGGAGACGACCGATAGCTCCGTCGCCGACAACAGCTCGGAGACGGCTAAAGAACAGGACGAGGAAGGACAGGTCGGTCTCGGAACGTTCGGTGAGAGCGAGGCTGCCGGAGATACGATGGAC
The genomic region above belongs to Haloarcula hispanica ATCC 33960 and contains:
- the dinB gene encoding DNA polymerase IV: MDAARLPGTSGPEQIVAHVDMDCFYAACEQRREPALRGEPLVVGMGYENGATHGAVATASYEARAYGVESAMAISEALERLPRKVDAVDDPALDVEDAGFYRPVEMDFYESVAADVRDILHAEAAVVREVSIDEAYLDVTEQVSWETVESWAQDLKDTIESEVGVAASVGVAPTMSAAKVASDRDKPDGLIVVEPGAVREFFDDLPVEDVHGVGPVTARELASLDIETAGDLAAADPELLAERFGERGREIRRYARGEDERSVTPKGDPKSLSRESAFTEATAEMEAKCRQVRTLADAVADRAQRKGARYQTIGIKVVTPPFDVNTRARSLPGPVEEPDLVRRVALDLLGEFDDDPVRKVGVRVSNLDFSAGEQANLDGFGGGSGTEETTDSSVADNSSETAKEQDEEGQVGLGTFGESEAAGDTMDEDGGPADTHISLPPGQTTLADF